CCAGCAAGGCTATGGGCATTTTGATGGTATTGGTTACCAATTACGCGGCATGGCAACGCTGGGTGATTATCGTGGCAAGGGTATAGGTAACCAGCTGCTGAACTTTGGTATTGTTTACCTGCGCGGCCAAAAGGCTAATTACATTTGGTGCAATGCCCGGAAAAATGCTTTGAAATTTTACGCTGGTATTGGGTTTGAAGTTATATCTGGTGAGTTTGAGGTGCCGAACATCGGCCCTCACCGCGTGCTCTATTTAAAAATACAGTAAACCAGTCGGTACTTTAACTTAACTTATCTTTCTGACTTTCCGACCCCGGACTTCCGGACTCTTTCACCTTTTTAAAACACCTTTTTCATTTTTGCGTTCAGATTTCAGAATTAATTGCTGAATTTGGCTGCCCTTAAACAAGCCCCACTCTAAACGCATGAAAACAGTAGATCAAATCAAATTTTTGGGAAAAAAGGCCCTCATCAGGGTCGATTTCAATGTTCCCCTGGATAAAGATTATAATATAACCGACGATAACCGGATGACGGCAGCTTTGCCTACCATCAAAAAGATATTGAACGATGGCGGTGCGGTTATCCTGATGTCGCACCTGGGCAGGCCGAAAGGCGGCCCGGAGGAGAAATACTCTTTAAAACATTTGATACCGCATTTGTCCGACCTTTTGGGCCAGCATGTTGAATTTGCCGACGATTGTATTGGTAAAGAAGCGGTTGAAAAGGCAAAAGCGTTAGCGCCGGGACAAGTATTGTTGCTCGAAAACCTGCGCTTTTATAAAGAAGAAGAAAAAGGCGATAAAGACTTCGCCGAAAAGCTGGCCGCGCTGGGCGATATCTATGTGAACGATGCCTTTGGTACGGCCCACAGGGCGCATGCTTCCACAGCTGTGATAGCACAATTCTTTCCTGAAGCCAAGTGTTTCGGTTACCTGATGGCTGCGGAATTAAACAACGCTGAAAAGGTTTTGAATAACGCCGAGAGGCCATTTACCGCCATCATGGGTGGCGCTAAGGTGTCTGACAAGATCGAACTGATAGAACAATTGATGGGTAA
Above is a window of Mucilaginibacter ginsenosidivorans DNA encoding:
- a CDS encoding GNAT family N-acetyltransferase, whose translation is MIRFIPVEDTLAIRNEILRDGKLTLNQCRFPGDEAESSFHLGYFDGDKLVSIATFHQQGYGHFDGIGYQLRGMATLGDYRGKGIGNQLLNFGIVYLRGQKANYIWCNARKNALKFYAGIGFEVISGEFEVPNIGPHRVLYLKIQ
- a CDS encoding phosphoglycerate kinase, whose translation is MKTVDQIKFLGKKALIRVDFNVPLDKDYNITDDNRMTAALPTIKKILNDGGAVILMSHLGRPKGGPEEKYSLKHLIPHLSDLLGQHVEFADDCIGKEAVEKAKALAPGQVLLLENLRFYKEEEKGDKDFAEKLAALGDIYVNDAFGTAHRAHASTAVIAQFFPEAKCFGYLMAAELNNAEKVLNNAERPFTAIMGGAKVSDKIELIEQLMGKVDNLIIGGGMAYTFAKALGGKIGKSLVEEDKLDLANEILKKAKDRGINLLLPTDSIIADNFSNDANTDTAQNDNIKDGWMGLDIGPDSIKVFSKIVEESKTILWNGPMGVFEMEKFEKGTKAIADAVVKATEGGAFSLIGGGDSAAAVAKFNLTNDVSYVSTGGGALLEYMEGKELPGVKAINE